A window of the Lactuca sativa cultivar Salinas chromosome 5, Lsat_Salinas_v11, whole genome shotgun sequence genome harbors these coding sequences:
- the LOC111887943 gene encoding cationic peroxidase 1, translated as MALSSTLFKISSFALCLLFLFGTTSGQLSATFYARTCPNFRIVITRAVNSAVSSEARMGASLLRLHFHDCFVNGCDASVLLDDTANFTGEKTAGPNNNSLRGFNIIDTIKTQLESLCPGVVSCADILSAAARDSVVALRGPSWNVVFGRRDSTTASQSAANSNLPSPGSSLSGLISSFSNQGFTTNEMVALSGAHTIGQARCTVFRNRLYNENNINSSFATSLRPNCPSSGGDNNLSPLDASATSFDNRYYNDLINQRGLLHSDQELFNGGSTDAQVRTYSSNAATFSTDFANAMVKMGNLNPLTGSSGQVRTNCRRTN; from the exons ATGGCTTTATCAAGCACTTTGTTCAAAATCTCAAGTTTTGCATTATGCTTATTGTTTTTGTTTGGGACAACTTCTGGTCAGTTATCGGCTACTTTCTATGCTAGAACTTGTCCTAATTTCCGCATTGTTATAACAAGAGCAGTGAATTCTGCTGTCTCAAGTGAAGCTCGAATGGGAGCTTCATTGCTTCGCCTCCATTTCCACGATTGCTTTGTTAAT GGATGTGATGCATCAGTGTTACTTGACGACACTGCAAATTTCACCGGAGAAAAAACAGCAGGCCCGAATAACAATTCATTGAGAGGTTTCAACATAATCGATACTATTAAAACCCAGTTAGAGAGCCTGTGTCCCGGTGTTGTTTCTTGTGCTGATATACTTTCCGCAGCTGCACGAGATTCTGTTGTTGCA CTTCGTGGGCCAAGTTGGAACGTTGTATTTGGTAGAAGAGATTCGACCACGGCAAGCCAAAGTGCTGCGAATTCTAATCTTCCTTCACCTGGTTCAAGTCTGAGTGGACTCATTTCATCCTTTTCAAACCAAGGTTTTACTACTAATGAAATGGTAGCCCTCTCAG GAGCTCATACAATTGGTCAAGCAAGGTGTACTGTATTCCGCAATCGTCTGTATAACGAAAACAACATAAATTCATCATTTGCAACATCATTGAGGCCAAATTGTCCTTCAAGTGGTGGTGACAACAATCTGTCGCCACTAGATGCTTCAGCTACATCTTTTGATAATAGATACTATAATGATTTGATTAACCAGAGGGGACTATTACATTCGGACCAAGAGTTATTCAATGGTGGTTCGACTGATGCACAAGTGCGGACCTACAGTTCTAATGCTGCTACTTTCTCGACAGACTTCGCAAATGCAATGGTGAAAATGGGAAACCTTAATCCTTTGACTGGCTCAAGTGGTCAAGTTAGAACCAATTGTAGGCGTACCAATTAA